The Actinosynnema mirum DSM 43827 genomic interval GGACCGCCAGCGCCAGCACCGCCAGCGCGGCCCAGCGGCGGCGGGCCGTGAGCGGGGAGTGGGTGATCTCGGACGGGGACACGTCAAAAACTGTACCGACCAGTCGGTGTAGTTTTCAATGCGGGAGACTGGGGCCACCACTCGGGGGCAGCGGTCCGGAGGCAGCGGTCCTGGGGCGGAAATTCGGAGGCGGAGGCAAGGCATGGGTCGCACGACCGGACGGTCCCCTGAGGACACCCGTCGCCTGGTGCTGGACGCGGCGGCGCGGGAGATCTGCCGCGAGGGCATCAGGACCAGCCTGGACACGATCGCCCAGCGCGCGGGGGTGTCCAAGGGCGGCCTGATCTACCACTTCCCCAGCAAGGAGGCGCTGCACGTGGCCCTGGTCGCGGAGGAGGTGGACGGCTGGCGGGAGCTGGTCGAGCACGAGGTCGACCCGGACGACCACGGGCCGGGCAGGCTGACCCGCGCCTACGTGCGGGCGAGCCTGGCGCCGTTCGACGGCGAGGACGCGCGCGAGCGGTTCCGGCTGTTCGCGCAGCTCAGCACGGTCCCGGCGGCGGTGCGGATGGCGGAGGAGGACGACCGGCGCTGGCAGCGCGAGCTGGAGGCGGACGGCGTGCCGCAGGCGACCAGGGTGCTGGTGGTCGCGGCGGCCGACGGCGTCGGCGGGCCGCCGCTGTGGGTGGCCCCGCCGTCGGACGAGGTGCGCGCCCGACTGCTGGCGGACCTGCTGGCGATGATCGACGCGGCGGTCGCGGAAGCCCCGGTCAGCGACGGGTGAACAGGGCCTCCACCAGCGTGTCCCCGGCGGGCCCGAGCACGAGCCGGACCGCGCGGGCCGCGCCGAAGGCGTGCATGGTGACCGCGCCGAGGACGTGCGCCACGAGCATCGCGGCGGCCCCCTCCGGCTCGACCTCGGCGCGCAGCAGCCCGTCCCCCTCGGCCTCCTCGAACAGCGCGGCGCACAGGCCGAGCAGCTGGTCGAGGGCCTCGCGCTTCACGTCGAACCCGTGGTCGTCCGGGAGCCGGTCGTTGCGCCCGATGACCTCCAGGAGCTGCCGGAAGCGCTCGTCGTGCTCCAGCGAGAAGTGCAGCCCGATCAGGAACGAGCGCACCCGCTCGACCGGGTCGCCCGGCTCGCGCAGCGGCCTCCACAGGCCCTGCCCGATCTCCGCCCACCGCTCCCCCACGGCGGTCGCGTAGAGGTCGGCCTTGTTGGTGAAGTGGTGGTAGGCCGCGCCTCGGGTCAGCCCGGCCCTGGCGCTGATGTCGGCCAGCGTGGACGTGGCGTACCCGTTCTCGGCGAACGCGCTCAGCGCGGCCGACAGCAGTCCTGCTCGGGTGAGGGCGACGTCCTCGGGGGCCTTCCGCATGGCGTGATCGTAGCGGCCCGGCGCACCGCCCCGGACCGGCCGCGCGCCCGCTTGGCGCAGGTCAGCCGCTCGTCCGGGCGGGTCGCGGGCGGCGGGCGCGCAGGAGGGCGACCAGCGCGAGCGTGGGCGTGGGCGCGAGGACGAACTGCGCGCCGAGGCCCACCAGGACCAGGCCGGCGACCGCGAGGTCCGAGCGCTGCCCGCTGAGCGCGAACCCGGCGGCGGTCAGGGCCACCCCGAGCGCGGCGACCCCGCGCGCGCCCAGCCGGTCCGCGAGGACCCCGGCGACGGGCGCGCCGAGCCCGCCCGCCAGCGCGGCGCCCGCGAACACCAGTCCGGTGGCCGCGGCGCCGAGGCCCAGGTCGCGCAGGTGCGGCAGCAGCACGGGCTCCAGGAACGCGATCGCCGCCGCGCCGGTCGCGGTGAGCGCGAGCAGCGGCGAGTCGCGCACGGCGGGTAAGCCGGGCAGCAGGGGGACGAGGCTGCTGTACAGGAACACGTCCACGCCCAGCGCGATCGCGGTGACCACGACGGCCGCGCCGGGACGGGCGGTTCCGGTGGTTGCCATGGAGGTGTCCTCGGGTCGGGCGCGGTTTCCCGAGGATCGACCCCGGGGTGGCCCGGCGAACTCCCCCGGTCCCAGCACCACCGCCACCTCGCCCGAGGGCGCGGTCACCGGGGCGACCAGCACCG includes:
- a CDS encoding TetR/AcrR family transcriptional regulator codes for the protein MRKAPEDVALTRAGLLSAALSAFAENGYATSTLADISARAGLTRGAAYHHFTNKADLYATAVGERWAEIGQGLWRPLREPGDPVERVRSFLIGLHFSLEHDERFRQLLEVIGRNDRLPDDHGFDVKREALDQLLGLCAALFEEAEGDGLLRAEVEPEGAAAMLVAHVLGAVTMHAFGAARAVRLVLGPAGDTLVEALFTRR
- a CDS encoding MFS transporter produces the protein MATTGTARPGAAVVVTAIALGVDVFLYSSLVPLLPGLPAVRDSPLLALTATGAAAIAFLEPVLLPHLRDLGLGAAATGLVFAGAALAGGLGAPVAGVLADRLGARGVAALGVALTAAGFALSGQRSDLAVAGLVLVGLGAQFVLAPTPTLALVALLRARRPRPARTSG
- a CDS encoding TetR/AcrR family transcriptional regulator — its product is MGRTTGRSPEDTRRLVLDAAAREICREGIRTSLDTIAQRAGVSKGGLIYHFPSKEALHVALVAEEVDGWRELVEHEVDPDDHGPGRLTRAYVRASLAPFDGEDARERFRLFAQLSTVPAAVRMAEEDDRRWQRELEADGVPQATRVLVVAAADGVGGPPLWVAPPSDEVRARLLADLLAMIDAAVAEAPVSDG